One window of Streptomyces sp. SUK 48 genomic DNA carries:
- a CDS encoding type I polyketide synthase: MANEDKLRYFLKRVTADLQETRRRLRDYEDAAGEPVAIIGMSCRYPGGVDSPEDLWELVAGGRDAVAGFPADRGWDLDALYDPDPETRGTSYAREGAFLSDLARFDAALFGISPREALAMDPQQRLLLETSWELFERAGIDAASLAGSRTGVFTGVMNHEFLAALQNSPQDLEGYLGTGTSGSVASGRVAYTFGLEGPAVTIDTACSSSLVALHLAVQSLRNGECSLAVAGGVTAMVGPATFVGFSRQRGLAPDGRCKAFAAGADGTGWGEGAGLLLVERLSDARRNGHEILAVVRGSAVNQDGASNGLTAPNGPSQQRVIRQALAAARLTTAQVDAVEAHGTGTRLGDPIEAQALLATYGQGRPGDKPLMLGSIKSNIGHTQAAAGVAGIIKMVMALRHGELPRTLHVDAPSPHVDWSAGAVRLLTENTPWPASDQPRRAGISSFGISGTNAHTIIEEAPSAEAFTPDTEDPEAPEDGAESVEAVAPEAVRPAEGGPVPWVISGRTEEALRAQAERLLARTDADVSPFDVAFSLATTRTALDRRAVVQGETPDELAAGLRALASGAPAPGVTRGLSGTGGRVAFLFSGQGSQRLGMGRELYAAYPVFAAAYDEVCGLLDAPVDVDAESLHQTGSTQPALFAVEVALFRLLESWGIRPDYVAGHSVGEIAAAHVAGVLSLEDAAKLVSARARLMQALPSGGAMVAVQATEDEVLPYLTDGVGIAAVNGPRSVVVSGTEDAVTAIAETFRELGRKTSRLKVSHAFHSPLMDPMLEEFGEVVGGLVFNKARIPVVSNLTGRLAEPYTPSYWVRHVREAVRFADGVRTLGELGVTTFVEIGPGGVLSALAQGCLDEDAVTVPALRADRPERAALVAAVAELHVHGVSPDWPAFFPGARRVGLPTYAFQYERYWLDTAPAARGDVRAAGLGSADHPLLGAAVSLAGGDERLLTGRLSLRTHPWLSDHAVLGTVLLPGTAFVELAVRAADEAGCDLLEDLTLEAPLVVPEQGGIAVQVWVGAADGSGRRPLTVHARPENDTDLPWVRHATGFVTEGAPTGSGEEDTTAGRTLTAWPPADSEPLGLDGFYDRSAALGLAYGPLFRGLRSAWRKGDEVFAEVALPDGTDTGSFLVHPALLDAALHAIGAGGPLVAETDGPLLPFAWSGVSVHATGASTVRVRLAATGTDAVSLTVADATGRPVASVESLTLRPVSAEQLRERSGDALFTVERTPLGPTADDTDGTVVAYVADLDALADSDADPDVGGAAQPDVVVLPCPDGPEGLSEAERVHAVTTETLRLVQHWTAEDRTARLVLVARCDDLAHAAVGGLVRSAQAEHPGRIVLLETDRPDEAATLVPGIVRSGEPHVVVREGEAGVPRLVRAASTGQKSTTPTPGAAGLGTVLLTGASGALGGTLARHLVTGHGVRRLLLVSRRGADAPGAVDLADDLAALGAEATWAACDLADRAAVARLLAAHPVDSVVHTAGVLDDGVLAALTPERLRAVLAPKTDAVLHLDELTGEGTPFVLFSSAAGVFGNPGQGNYAAANAFLDAFARHRRAQGRPTVSLAWGLWEQEGAMADALDEAGRSRMARSGVLALTTEDGLRLFDAALAADAPVLVPVRLDTTALRDRAAGTVPAPLRGLVRGAPRGTAQRAATKTLAGRLAGLTGDERAEALLELVRAEVAAVLGHASPRAVQPGHAFQDLGFDSLTAVELRNRLAGTTGLRLPATLVFDHPTPTALARHIGRELLDDAPAATAGAGVRRTVADADEPIAIVGMSCRLPGGVRSPEDLWRLVAAGRDGISRFPDDRGWDVEGLYDPDPERLGKTYARDGGFLHDAAEFDAGFFGISPREALAMDPQQRLLLEASWEAFERAGIDPAAMRGSRTGVFTGLMYHDYGQGPRELPEGVEGLLTTGGSGSVASGRVSYTFGLEGPAVTVDTACSSSLVALHLAVQALRSGECTMALAGGVTVMASPTVFVEFSRQRGLSPDGRCKAFAAGADGTGWGEGVGMLLVERLSDAERNGHRVLAVVRGSAVNQDGASNGLTAPNGPSQQRVIRQALASAGLAPADVDAVEAHGTGTKLGDPIEAQALLATYGRERAGGQPLWLGSLKSNIGHTQAAAGVAGVIKMVMAMRHGVLPRTLHVDEPTPHVDWSAGEVRLLTEAVDWPATDRPRRAAVSSFGVSGTNAHTIIEQAPTVTGQAPTVSEQAPAVSEQAPAVSEQAPTVTGQAPTVTGQAPAAEEAPAASASGAAVPWVLSGRTEAALRAQAARLVSHLDESVPGDDGDDGDGTAAFLADVAHSLATTRAAFEHRAVVVGRTLPELRERLAGVAAGATPPGAVTGSARGGGRTVFVFPGQGSQWTGMAAELLATSPVFRDRVDACERALAPHVDWSLTAVLRGTSEVEQDRVDVLQPVLWAMTVALAEVWRSFGVTPDAVVGHSQGEVSAAVIAGALSLEDGARIVVRRSLAVRELQGLGAMASVPLPDAGVRELVARWDGRLGIAAVNGPATAVVSGDTDALDELLAHCRQEGVQARRVAVDYAAHSPQIERVEARATEGFAGVGPLPGAVPFYSTVTGGKLDTDQLEGGYWYRNMRQTVRFHDAIRAALADGYDVFVEVSPHPVQSAGIQDAIEAAEADAAVVPTLRRRDGGRDRLMLSLAQAHVHGVGIDWDAVLPGARRTDLPTYAFQHERYWLEAAAPAGDVRAAGLDAADHPFLGAAVELPDAGGHLLTGMLSLRAQPWLADHAVLGTVLLPGTAFVELAAHAAAETGCDLVEELTLHAPLILPEEGGVALQVLVGAQDDSGRRPLSVHSRAGTGSWVRNATGVLTTGATPPGTDLRSWPPADARPVDLDGFYDRLADLGLSYGPVFQGLRAAWRGHDAVYAELAVTDEARPDTFGLHPALLDAALHALGAGGLVPAADGPLLPFAWSRVTPHGTGATTLRVRLSPAGGDTVRLEAADGTGRPVVSVESLTLRPVSAEQLRTSARDSLFTVDWAPLTAQADGHTTVVRAYEDISALLAAPATETGARAYTDAVVVPCPVGSGDDTERVRDVLRKVLGLVQWWLAEDRVARLVLVTRGAVVAGDGPEAGKGPEAGGGPQAGDGPEAGGPATADPVQAAVWGLIRSAQSENPDRIVLIDADTDADAHPQAHADVDMESGDEGEGDGHTGVERIAATVVPRLLAFEEPQAALRGDTLLLPRLTRTAAEAPRATADFGSGPVLLTGASGALGGLVARYLVAEHGVRRLLLMSRRGADAEGAAELQAELTAAGAEVRWAACDVADRDALAEALSGVPVTAVVHTAGVLDDGVLPSLTPERLDTVLRPKADAVVHLHELVGDVSAFVVFSSLAGTLGTPGQANYAAANAYLDAFAAQRRAQGLPAVSLPWGLWQRAGAMTEDLGGADRGRLARGGVLPLSDEDGLELLDAALASDAPVVVPARLDLAALRNATAPVPPLLKALVGGRPRRTDRASAVPLAQRIAGLPESERADAVLVLVRSEAAAVLGHSSAKAVQPDQAFGELGFDSLTAVELRNRLNRATGLRLPATLVFDHPTPAALAQRVLKDLPGGTAGTAPVFDELDRLAAALDGAGADGLDNVTRTRINMRLKALLARWNGNEPADPSDTGGAGADDDLSSASDEELYDLLDDELGNS, encoded by the coding sequence GTGGCGAACGAGGACAAGCTCCGCTATTTCCTGAAGCGAGTCACCGCTGACCTCCAGGAGACCCGGCGGCGCCTTCGTGACTACGAGGACGCCGCCGGGGAGCCGGTGGCCATCATCGGCATGAGCTGCCGCTATCCGGGAGGCGTCGACTCGCCCGAGGATCTGTGGGAGCTGGTCGCGGGCGGCCGTGACGCCGTCGCCGGGTTCCCGGCCGACCGCGGCTGGGACCTGGACGCGCTCTACGACCCGGATCCGGAGACCCGCGGGACCAGTTACGCCCGCGAGGGCGCCTTCCTGAGCGACCTCGCGCGGTTCGACGCCGCTCTCTTCGGGATCTCGCCCCGCGAGGCGCTCGCCATGGACCCCCAGCAGCGGCTGCTGCTGGAGACGTCGTGGGAACTCTTCGAGCGGGCCGGCATCGACGCCGCCTCCCTCGCGGGCAGCAGGACCGGTGTGTTCACCGGCGTGATGAACCACGAGTTCCTCGCCGCCCTCCAGAACTCCCCGCAGGACCTGGAGGGTTACCTGGGCACGGGGACCTCGGGCAGTGTCGCCTCCGGCCGGGTGGCCTACACCTTCGGCCTCGAGGGCCCGGCCGTCACGATCGACACCGCGTGCTCGTCGTCCCTGGTCGCCCTGCACCTGGCCGTCCAGTCGCTGCGCAACGGCGAATGCTCGCTGGCGGTGGCGGGCGGTGTCACCGCGATGGTCGGCCCCGCCACCTTCGTCGGCTTCAGCCGCCAGCGCGGACTGGCACCCGACGGCCGCTGCAAGGCGTTCGCGGCCGGCGCCGACGGCACCGGCTGGGGCGAAGGCGCCGGACTGCTCCTGGTGGAACGCCTCTCCGACGCCCGGCGCAACGGACACGAGATCCTCGCCGTCGTCCGGGGTTCCGCCGTCAACCAGGACGGCGCGTCCAACGGCCTGACCGCCCCCAACGGGCCCTCCCAGCAACGGGTGATCCGCCAGGCCCTGGCGGCCGCAAGGCTGACCACCGCGCAGGTCGACGCGGTCGAGGCGCACGGCACGGGCACCCGGCTCGGCGACCCGATCGAGGCGCAGGCACTCCTCGCCACGTACGGGCAGGGCCGCCCCGGCGACAAGCCGCTCATGCTGGGCTCCATCAAGTCGAACATCGGCCATACCCAGGCCGCGGCCGGTGTCGCGGGCATCATCAAGATGGTCATGGCCCTGCGCCACGGCGAACTGCCGCGCACGCTGCACGTCGACGCCCCCTCCCCGCACGTCGACTGGTCGGCGGGCGCCGTACGGCTGCTCACCGAGAACACGCCCTGGCCCGCCTCCGACCAGCCGCGCCGGGCCGGCATCTCCTCCTTCGGGATCAGCGGCACCAACGCGCACACGATCATCGAAGAGGCCCCGTCGGCCGAGGCGTTCACGCCGGACACCGAGGACCCGGAAGCACCGGAGGACGGCGCGGAGAGCGTCGAGGCCGTCGCCCCGGAGGCCGTGCGCCCGGCCGAGGGCGGACCGGTGCCCTGGGTGATCTCGGGCAGGACCGAGGAGGCCCTGCGCGCCCAGGCCGAACGGCTGCTCGCCCGCACGGACGCCGACGTCTCCCCGTTCGACGTCGCGTTCTCCCTGGCCACGACACGCACGGCCCTCGACCGTCGCGCGGTGGTCCAGGGCGAGACGCCGGACGAACTCGCCGCGGGCCTGCGCGCCCTGGCCTCCGGCGCCCCGGCCCCGGGCGTCACACGCGGCCTCTCCGGCACCGGCGGACGCGTCGCGTTTCTCTTCTCCGGCCAGGGCTCGCAACGCCTTGGCATGGGACGTGAGTTGTACGCGGCGTACCCCGTGTTCGCTGCCGCGTACGACGAGGTGTGCGGGCTCCTGGACGCGCCGGTCGATGTCGATGCGGAATCCCTGCATCAGACGGGTTCGACGCAGCCCGCGCTGTTCGCCGTCGAGGTGGCGTTGTTCCGGCTCCTGGAGTCGTGGGGCATCCGGCCGGATTACGTGGCCGGTCACTCGGTCGGTGAGATCGCGGCCGCGCATGTGGCGGGTGTGCTGTCCCTTGAGGACGCGGCGAAGTTGGTGTCGGCTCGTGCCCGTCTCATGCAGGCGTTGCCGAGCGGCGGTGCGATGGTCGCCGTACAGGCCACCGAGGACGAGGTGCTGCCGTACCTGACCGACGGAGTCGGCATCGCGGCGGTCAACGGACCGCGGTCGGTGGTGGTTTCGGGTACCGAGGACGCGGTCACCGCGATTGCTGAGACCTTCCGCGAGCTGGGTCGTAAGACGTCCCGGCTGAAGGTCAGTCACGCCTTCCACTCGCCCCTGATGGACCCGATGCTGGAGGAGTTCGGCGAGGTCGTCGGGGGGCTCGTCTTCAACAAGGCGCGGATTCCCGTCGTTTCGAATCTCACGGGGCGGCTCGCCGAGCCGTACACCCCGTCGTACTGGGTGCGGCATGTCCGCGAGGCGGTGCGCTTCGCCGACGGTGTGCGGACCCTCGGCGAGCTGGGTGTGACCACCTTCGTGGAGATCGGCCCGGGCGGTGTGCTGAGCGCGCTCGCCCAGGGGTGCCTGGACGAGGACGCGGTCACCGTGCCCGCCCTGCGCGCCGACCGCCCCGAGCGGGCCGCGCTGGTCGCCGCCGTCGCCGAACTGCACGTGCACGGCGTCTCCCCGGACTGGCCCGCCTTCTTCCCCGGCGCCCGCCGCGTCGGCCTGCCCACGTACGCCTTCCAGTACGAGCGCTACTGGCTCGACACCGCACCGGCCGCCCGCGGGGACGTCCGCGCCGCCGGACTCGGCTCGGCCGACCACCCGCTGCTGGGCGCCGCCGTCTCCCTGGCCGGCGGCGACGAGCGGCTGCTGACCGGCCGGCTGTCCCTGCGCACCCATCCCTGGCTGAGCGACCACGCCGTGCTCGGGACCGTGCTGCTGCCCGGCACCGCGTTCGTCGAACTGGCCGTGCGCGCCGCCGACGAGGCGGGCTGCGACCTGCTGGAGGACCTCACCCTCGAAGCGCCCCTGGTGGTGCCCGAGCAGGGCGGCATCGCGGTGCAGGTGTGGGTCGGCGCGGCCGACGGGTCCGGGCGCAGGCCGCTGACCGTGCACGCGCGCCCCGAGAACGACACCGACCTGCCGTGGGTCCGGCACGCGACCGGCTTCGTCACCGAAGGGGCCCCGACGGGAAGCGGCGAGGAGGACACGACCGCCGGCCGGACCCTCACCGCATGGCCGCCCGCGGACTCCGAGCCGCTCGGACTCGACGGTTTCTACGACCGGTCGGCCGCCCTCGGACTGGCCTACGGTCCCCTCTTCCGCGGGCTGCGGAGCGCCTGGCGCAAGGGCGACGAGGTCTTCGCGGAGGTCGCCCTCCCCGACGGCACGGACACCGGCTCCTTCCTGGTGCATCCGGCGCTGCTCGACGCCGCGCTGCACGCCATCGGCGCGGGCGGCCCGCTCGTGGCCGAGACCGACGGGCCGCTGCTGCCGTTCGCCTGGTCCGGGGTGTCCGTGCACGCCACGGGCGCCTCCACCGTACGGGTGAGGCTCGCGGCCACCGGTACGGACGCGGTGTCCCTGACGGTGGCCGACGCCACCGGCCGGCCGGTGGCGTCCGTCGAGTCGCTCACGCTGCGGCCCGTCTCGGCCGAGCAGCTTCGCGAGCGCTCCGGTGACGCGCTGTTCACCGTCGAGCGGACGCCGCTCGGTCCGACCGCGGACGACACGGACGGGACGGTCGTCGCGTACGTCGCGGACCTCGACGCGCTGGCCGACTCCGACGCCGATCCCGACGTCGGCGGGGCGGCGCAGCCGGACGTGGTCGTGCTGCCGTGCCCCGACGGGCCGGAAGGGCTGAGCGAGGCCGAGCGGGTGCACGCGGTCACCACCGAGACGCTGCGGCTGGTCCAGCACTGGACGGCCGAGGACCGCACGGCGCGCCTCGTCCTGGTGGCGCGCTGCGACGACCTCGCGCACGCCGCGGTGGGCGGACTGGTGCGCTCGGCCCAGGCGGAGCACCCGGGCCGGATCGTGCTGCTCGAAACCGACCGCCCGGACGAGGCGGCCACCCTCGTGCCCGGCATCGTACGGTCCGGCGAACCCCATGTCGTCGTCCGCGAGGGAGAAGCCGGCGTACCGCGACTGGTCCGCGCGGCCTCCACCGGGCAAAAGAGCACCACCCCCACCCCCGGCGCCGCCGGCCTCGGCACCGTGCTCCTCACCGGCGCCTCCGGAGCGCTGGGCGGCACCCTCGCCCGGCACCTGGTGACCGGGCACGGCGTGCGCCGGCTGCTCCTCGTCAGCCGCCGGGGCGCGGACGCGCCGGGTGCCGTGGACCTGGCGGACGACCTCGCGGCGCTGGGCGCCGAAGCGACCTGGGCCGCCTGCGACCTCGCCGACCGTGCCGCCGTCGCCCGGCTGCTGGCCGCCCACCCGGTCGACTCCGTCGTCCACACCGCCGGAGTCCTCGACGACGGCGTGCTCGCCGCCCTCACCCCTGAGCGTCTGCGCGCCGTCCTCGCGCCCAAGACCGACGCCGTGCTCCATCTGGACGAACTCACCGGTGAGGGCACGCCGTTCGTCCTCTTCTCCTCCGCCGCGGGCGTCTTCGGCAACCCCGGTCAGGGCAACTACGCCGCCGCCAACGCCTTCCTCGACGCCTTCGCCCGGCACCGCCGCGCCCAGGGCCGGCCCACGGTCTCCCTCGCCTGGGGCCTGTGGGAGCAGGAGGGCGCCATGGCCGACGCCCTGGACGAGGCGGGCAGGTCGCGGATGGCGCGCTCCGGTGTCCTGGCGCTGACCACCGAGGACGGCCTACGGCTGTTCGACGCGGCGCTCGCCGCCGACGCGCCCGTGCTCGTGCCCGTCCGCCTCGACACCACCGCCCTGCGCGACCGCGCGGCCGGGACCGTACCGGCCCCGCTGCGCGGACTCGTGCGCGGCGCCCCGCGCGGCACGGCCCAGCGCGCGGCCACCAAAACCCTGGCCGGGCGCCTCGCCGGACTGACCGGCGACGAGCGCGCGGAGGCGCTCCTCGAACTGGTCCGCGCCGAGGTCGCCGCCGTGCTCGGGCACGCCTCGCCCCGGGCCGTCCAGCCCGGGCACGCCTTCCAGGACCTGGGCTTCGACTCGCTGACCGCCGTCGAACTGCGCAACCGGCTCGCCGGGACCACCGGCCTGCGCCTGCCCGCCACCCTCGTCTTCGACCACCCCACCCCCACCGCCCTCGCCCGGCACATCGGCCGCGAACTCCTCGACGACGCCCCCGCCGCCACGGCCGGGGCCGGGGTACGGCGGACCGTGGCCGACGCGGACGAGCCGATCGCCATCGTCGGCATGAGCTGCCGCCTCCCGGGCGGCGTACGCTCGCCGGAGGACCTGTGGCGGCTGGTGGCCGCCGGCCGCGACGGCATCTCCCGGTTCCCCGACGACCGGGGCTGGGACGTCGAGGGGCTGTACGACCCCGACCCGGAGCGCCTCGGCAAGACCTACGCGCGAGACGGCGGATTCCTGCACGACGCGGCCGAGTTCGACGCCGGATTCTTCGGGATCTCGCCGCGCGAGGCGCTGGCCATGGACCCGCAGCAGCGGCTGCTGCTGGAGGCATCCTGGGAGGCGTTCGAGCGCGCCGGGATCGACCCGGCGGCGATGCGCGGCAGCCGTACCGGCGTCTTCACCGGCCTGATGTACCACGACTACGGGCAGGGCCCGCGCGAACTGCCCGAAGGCGTCGAGGGACTGCTCACCACCGGAGGCTCCGGCAGCGTCGCCTCCGGGCGCGTCTCCTACACCTTCGGCCTGGAGGGCCCCGCCGTCACCGTCGACACGGCCTGCTCCTCCTCGCTCGTCGCCCTGCACCTCGCCGTCCAGGCCCTCCGGAGCGGCGAGTGCACGATGGCGCTGGCCGGCGGTGTCACCGTCATGGCGAGCCCGACGGTCTTCGTGGAGTTCAGCCGCCAGCGCGGACTGTCCCCCGACGGCCGCTGCAAGGCGTTCGCGGCCGGCGCCGACGGCACCGGCTGGGGCGAGGGCGTCGGCATGCTCCTCGTGGAGCGGCTGTCCGACGCCGAGCGCAACGGCCACCGCGTGCTGGCCGTCGTCCGGGGCAGCGCCGTCAACCAGGACGGCGCCTCCAACGGCCTGACCGCGCCCAACGGTCCCTCGCAGCAGCGGGTCATCCGCCAGGCGCTGGCGTCCGCCGGCCTCGCCCCGGCCGACGTGGACGCCGTCGAGGCGCACGGTACGGGGACGAAGCTCGGCGACCCGATCGAGGCGCAGGCGCTGCTCGCCACGTACGGGCGCGAACGGGCCGGAGGACAGCCGCTGTGGCTGGGCTCGCTGAAGTCCAACATCGGCCATACGCAGGCCGCCGCGGGTGTCGCCGGGGTGATCAAGATGGTCATGGCGATGCGGCATGGTGTGCTGCCGCGGACCCTGCACGTGGACGAGCCGACGCCCCATGTGGACTGGTCGGCGGGCGAGGTCAGGCTGCTGACCGAGGCGGTGGACTGGCCGGCGACGGACCGCCCGCGCCGGGCCGCCGTGTCGTCCTTCGGGGTCAGCGGCACCAACGCCCATACGATCATCGAACAGGCCCCCACGGTCACCGGACAGGCCCCCACGGTCTCCGAACAGGCCCCCGCGGTCTCCGAACAGGCCCCCGCGGTCTCGGAACAGGCCCCCACGGTCACCGGACAGGCCCCCACGGTCACCGGACAGGCCCCCGCGGCCGAGGAAGCGCCGGCGGCGTCCGCATCCGGCGCGGCCGTGCCGTGGGTGCTGTCCGGCAGGACGGAGGCGGCGCTGCGGGCGCAGGCCGCCCGCCTCGTGTCCCACCTCGACGAGAGCGTCCCCGGTGACGACGGTGACGACGGTGACGGCACGGCGGCCTTCCTGGCCGACGTGGCGCACTCGCTGGCCACGACCAGGGCGGCCTTCGAACACCGCGCCGTCGTGGTCGGGCGGACCCTCCCGGAACTCCGCGAGCGACTGGCCGGTGTCGCGGCCGGGGCCACCCCGCCCGGCGCGGTGACCGGCAGCGCGCGCGGCGGCGGCAGGACCGTGTTCGTCTTCCCCGGGCAGGGCTCGCAGTGGACGGGCATGGCCGCCGAACTGCTTGCGACCTCCCCGGTCTTCCGCGACCGCGTCGACGCCTGCGAACGCGCCCTCGCACCGCACGTCGACTGGTCCCTGACCGCCGTACTGCGCGGCACCTCCGAGGTGGAGCAGGACCGGGTCGACGTCCTGCAACCCGTGCTCTGGGCGATGACCGTCGCCCTCGCCGAGGTGTGGCGCTCCTTCGGGGTGACCCCCGACGCGGTCGTCGGGCACTCCCAGGGCGAGGTCTCCGCGGCGGTGATCGCCGGCGCGCTCTCCCTGGAGGACGGCGCCCGCATCGTGGTCCGGCGCAGCCTCGCGGTACGCGAACTCCAGGGTCTCGGCGCCATGGCCTCGGTGCCGCTCCCGGACGCCGGGGTGCGGGAACTCGTCGCCCGGTGGGACGGCCGCCTCGGCATCGCCGCCGTGAACGGCCCCGCCACCGCCGTGGTCTCCGGTGACACCGACGCCCTGGACGAACTCCTCGCGCACTGCCGCCAGGAGGGCGTGCAGGCCCGCCGGGTCGCCGTCGACTACGCCGCGCACTCGCCCCAGATCGAACGCGTCGAAGCCCGGGCCACCGAGGGGTTCGCCGGAGTCGGCCCGCTCCCCGGCGCCGTGCCGTTCTACTCCACGGTGACGGGCGGAAAACTGGACACGGACCAGCTGGAAGGCGGCTACTGGTACCGCAACATGCGCCAGACGGTCCGGTTCCACGACGCGATCCGGGCCGCCCTGGCCGACGGGTACGACGTGTTCGTCGAGGTCAGCCCGCACCCGGTGCAGTCGGCGGGCATCCAGGACGCCATCGAGGCCGCCGAGGCGGACGCGGCGGTCGTACCGACACTGCGCCGCCGCGACGGCGGACGCGACCGGCTGATGCTCTCCCTGGCCCAGGCGCACGTGCACGGCGTCGGCATCGACTGGGACGCCGTCCTGCCGGGCGCGCGCCGCACCGACCTGCCGACCTACGCGTTCCAGCACGAGCGGTACTGGCTGGAGGCGGCCGCCCCCGCCGGTGACGTACGGGCGGCCGGGCTGGACGCCGCCGACCACCCGTTCCTGGGCGCGGCGGTGGAACTGCCGGACGCCGGCGGCCATCTGCTCACCGGGATGCTGTCCCTGCGGGCCCAGCCCTGGCTGGCCGACCACGCGGTGCTCGGCACGGTCCTGCTGCCGGGCACGGCCTTCGTGGAACTGGCCGCCCACGCCGCCGCCGAGACCGGCTGCGACCTGGTGGAGGAACTCACCCTGCACGCACCGCTGATCCTGCCCGAGGAGGGCGGCGTCGCGCTCCAGGTGCTCGTGGGCGCCCAGGACGACTCCGGCCGCCGTCCGCTGAGCGTGCACTCGCGCGCCGGCACCGGATCCTGGGTCCGCAACGCCACCGGGGTCCTCACCACGGGCGCCACCCCGCCCGGCACCGACCTGCGCAGCTGGCCCCCGGCCGACGCCCGGCCGGTGGACCTGGACGGCTTCTACGACCGCCTGGCGGACCTCGGCCTGAGCTACGGCCCGGTCTTCCAGGGACTGCGTGCCGCCTGGCGCGGCCACGACGCGGTCTACGCCGAGCTCGCCGTCACCGACGAGGCGCGGCCGGACACCTTCGGCCTGCATCCGGCCCTGCTCGACGCGGCGCTGCACGCGCTGGGCGCGGGCGGCCTGGTACCGGCCGCCGACGGTCCCCTGCTGCCCTTCGCGTGGTCCCGGGTCACCCCGCACGGCACCGGAGCGACCACCCTGCGGGTGCGGCTCTCCCCGGCCGGCGGGGACACCGTACGGCTGGAGGCCGCCGACGGCACGGGCCGGCCCGTCGTCTCGGTGGAGTCGCTGACGCTGCGCCCGGTGTCGGCCGAGCAACTGCGCACGAGCGCCCGGGACTCCCTGTTCACCGTGGACTGGGCGCCGCTCACCGCACAGGCCGACGGGCACACCACGGTCGTACGGGCCTACGAGGACATCTCCGCCCTGCTCGCCGCCCCCGCGACGGAGACCGGTGCGCGGGCGTACACGGACGCCGTGGTCGTGCCCTGCCCCGTCGGGTCGGGCGACGACACCGAGCGCGTCCGGGACGTCCTGCGCAAGGTGCTGGGGCTGGTCCAGTGGTGGCTGGCCGAGGACCGGGTCGCCCGTCTGGTGCTGGTGACCAGGGGCGCGGTCGTCGCCGGGGACGGACCGGAAGCGGGTAAGGGCCCGGAGGCGGGTGGCGGCCCGCAGGCGGGGGACGGCCCGGAGGCGGGCGGCCCGGCGACGGCCGACCCGGTGCAGGCCGCCGTATGGGGTCTGATCCGCTCGGCGCAGTCCGAGAACCCGGACCGCATCGTCCTCATCGACGCCGATACCGACGCCGACGCGCACCCGCAGGCACACGCGGATGTGGACATGGAGAGCGGAGACGAGGGCGAGGGCGACGGGCACACCGGCGTGGAGCGGATCGCGGCGACCGTCGTGCCCCGGCTGCTCGCCTTCGAGGAGCCGCAGGCCGCGCTGCGCGGCGACACCCTCCTGCTGCCCCGGCTCACCAGGACCGCCGCCGAAGCCCCCCGGGCCACGGCGGACTTCGGGTCCGGTCCCGTCCTGCTCACCGGTGCCTCGGGCGCCCTCGGCGGACTCGTCGCCCGGTACCTGGTCGCCGAACACGGCGTACGCCGCCTGCTGTTGATGAGCCGGCGCGGGGCGGACGCGGAGGGCGCGGCGGAACTCCAGGCGGAACTGACCGCGGCCGGAGCCGAAGTGCGCTGGGCCGCCTGCGACGTGGCCGACCGGGACGCCCTCGCCGAGGCGCTGTCCGGTGTCCCGGTGACGGCCGTGGTGCACACCGCCGGCGTCCTCGACGACGGTGTGCTCCCCTCGCTCACCCCGGAACGGCTGGACACGGTACTGCGCCCCAAGGCCGACGCCGTAGTCCACCTGCACGAACTCGTCGGCGACGTCTCGGCGTTCGTGGTCTTCTCCTCCCTCGCGGGCACCCTCGGCACCCCGGGCCAGGCCAACTACGCGGCGGCCAACGCCTACCTGGACGCCTTCGCCGCACAGCGCCGCGCCCAGGGGCTCCCCGCGGTGTCACTGCCGTGGGGCCTGTGGCAGCGCGCCGGCGCCATGACCGAGGACCTCGGCGGAGCCGACCGCGGCCGGCTCGCCCGCGGCGGCGTGCTGCCGCTGTCCGACGAGGACGGCCTCGAACTCCTCGATGCCGCACTGGCGTCGGACGCCCCCGTGGTGGTGCCGGCCCGGCTGGACCTGGCCGCGCTGCGCAACGCGACCGCGCCGGTCCCACCGCTGCTCAAGGCACTCGTCGGCGGCCGGCCGCGCCGTACCGACCGCGCGTCCGCCGTACCGCTGGCGCAGCGGATCGCGGGGCTGCCCGAGAGCGAGCGCGCGGACGCCGTCCTCGTCCTGGTGCGGTCCGAGGCCGCCGCCGTCCTCGGACACAGCTCGGCCAAGGCCGTCCAGCCCGACCAAGCCTTCGGCGAACTCGGCTTCGACTCGCTGACCGCGGTGGAGCTGCGCAACCGGCTGAACCGGGCCACCGGCCTGCGCCTGCCCGCGACGCTGGTCTTCGACCACCCGACGCCCGCGGCGCTCGCACAGCGGGTCCTGAAGGACCTTCCCGGTGGTACGGCGGGCACGGCACCGGTCTTCGACGAGCTGGACCGCCTCGCCGCCGCCCTGGACGGCGCCGGCGCGGACGGTCTCGACAACGTCACCCGGACCAGGATCAACATGCGTCTGAAGGCCCTGCTCGCCCGCTGGAACGGGAACGAGCCGGCCGACCCGTCAGACACCGGCGGAGCCGGGGCCGACGACGACCTCAGCTCGGCCAGCGACGAGGAGCTGTACGACCTCCTCGACGACGAACTGGGCAACTCCTGA